GTGCTCGACCCGGCGTTCTGCGACGACCTGACCGCGGTGGACGAGGCGCTGCTGCGCGCCCGCCGCGAGGACGCCCAGCAGGAGGAGGCGGACCTCTCCTACGTCCGCCGGCTGCTGCAGGGGCGCCTCGACCTCCTCGAGGCCGAGCGGGCGCACCGCACCGGAGAGCGGCCCTCGCCGGGGCGCGGTGGTGCCCGCAGCGACGCCGAGCTGGCCGAGGCGCTGTCGCGCATCCTCGCCGACGACACGCGCAGCACCCGCGGCATCGGCAGGTTCCTGTCGGTGGAGCCCAGCCGCATCGGCGAGCACCGCCGCGAGGCGGAGCTGGCCGTCGCCGACGTGCGCACCAGCGCCCCGTCCGAGCTGTCGGACCCCGCCCTCGCCGACGCCATCGACCACCTCCGTGGCATCGAGCAGCGGCTCTCCACCACGCGCCGCCGGGTCCAGCAGGTCGAGGGCCAGCTCACCGAGGAGCTGGGGCGCCGCCTGCGCCTCGGCTGACCCACCGCCCGCCGGTCGACCGGGTGCCGGCTCAGGAGGCCGTCTCGGCCAGCGGGGGGTCCACCGCCTGCGGTGACGGCACCGCCACGCCCACGGCGTGGCCCTGCACGGCGCCGAAGCCGAGCCCGCGGGC
This portion of the Quadrisphaera setariae genome encodes:
- a CDS encoding RsiG family protein, which gives rise to MTLDYRPGGRRRLDHVLDPAFCDDLTAVDEALLRARREDAQQEEADLSYVRRLLQGRLDLLEAERAHRTGERPSPGRGGARSDAELAEALSRILADDTRSTRGIGRFLSVEPSRIGEHRREAELAVADVRTSAPSELSDPALADAIDHLRGIEQRLSTTRRRVQQVEGQLTEELGRRLRLG